The sequence ttattaCAGGCGTGCTACCACTTTTAAATATATACAAGTGGAGTGTCATTATAATAATTTAGTAAACATGCATACAAAAATCatacattatttgaaaaatcaggCCCTTTTATGCTAGGATGCAAAATATGTCCTTAATCTAATCGCTAGAAATCGAGTATTTTGATTctcaaacatgaccattttttatgaaaattagcgAATTTGTTATACATAATTATTTCGGGGGTATAATATATACACATTTGGTGGATTAAATGAGAGATTGTGGTTAATTATCGTTTTTTTTCTACTTTGCGTACCTAATAACCAAAGGAAAGTAAGCGAGCCGCCTAGTGGCATAATTTTGGGTGAAACTTCAAAATATGAAGTTCTACAAcaataaatgtgctcaaccgcaGTATATCAGGCTATGGTTTGAGGTTTGCGTCATATACCGCATGTTGTTTATCTAGCGTAAGAAAGAAACGGAATACCTAATTATAAAACGGATAAGCGATTAAGAAATGTCGGTataggagaaacttttggatCCATACCATCAACTTTTAACTGCGCTCGTGCCGAAATATCTCTTAAAACGAACCATGCGCCGCTAATGAAGTTCTTTCACAATGGAATTTCGAAGTAGAATTACAGCACATTTTATATTTCTAGAGGGTAATCAGCAGTAAAATCTAAACTTCCATATTTACCTgagaagcatcaaaatcatcctCGCCTTCCCAATAGTCCAACGTTTTAACTCCCGGATGCGCATTCTTTTTTGTACCGGCTGCTAACAGAGGGCTTTTTTGTTCACTTTTCTTCTCCTTGATTTCTGCATCGTTGGTTTGCATCAACTCCCACAACTCGTTGTCGTCTTCTTCATCTAATTTGGCAGTTTCATCCATGCCGTGAACCAACGGAGTTGAGTCCTGGCTCTCGAACTTAGTGACGCCGTGTGATCCCTGGCTCGATTTGACTTTTGGTGCCCGAGCTCCCATTTTTATCTGACTAAGCTCAAAGTACTGGTTGGGATGAACGATGCCCTCATCTAGTTTAGTATTAtgcgaaatttcaaaatattttccgcAAGCAATCTGATAATGACCTCGGCTGGCAAAGCTATCAACTTCTTCGACATGTGCCGCACTCAAACCGAAAGAACTTAACTGCGTTTTCAGTACTGAAGAATCCCATAATTTGAATGGGCAACCATGAACTTCCTGAGGTCCCACGCTCGTTGTTATGATTTTCATACAGTTATGGGCAGCGTAATTGATACGAGAGCCCTCTTTTCCGTAATTGTGCCTAATATTGTAGGCGTGCTCCTTTTCAAACTTCTCCAACGTAACTTTTCCCCGGGTAAACTCCTCTCGCCAGAACCGCAAAGAATCCTCCATAGTCACCCCGATGGCTTTCAAGTACAATCCATACTGAAGACGTCCTACGTGTCTTAGATGGTGCGTTGACCGCAATGTATCGTGACAGTAGCGCATGCAAAGAGGGTAAGATTTCTTTGACAATTGATCCAAGCTTTCAATTGGAACTTGACCGGATTTGGCGACCCTATAATCTTTGCCTGTGTAGGAGGTATGCAATTCTTTAAGTATCATCGTAAATCGTTCATCGTTCTCCACCTCAGGAAGCAGTCGTAGATGGGCCTGTAACCCATCTTCCAACAGTTGCTGGTGCTTATTGGCGATAATCGATACGAAATCACCTGCACTCACATAAGCAAAACCTTCCTTAACGTAACACCTGCGACTACTAACCAAATCAAGAACTTCCGTAAAGTGCACCTTATAGAAATCCATGGATTCTAGTTCCTCGGTGCTTTGAAATGTACTATCGTAGAGATCGTCCTGAATATCCGCCTTCTGTTCTGAGTTCAACGGAGTGTATTTCATTTCGTAACCCTGTACAAAGTCTTGTACATCCTGCTGTGAAAGTCCCGCAAATTTCAATCGAAATAGTTCCATTTCACGAGTTATGAACCACCTGTAAGATAGTACCGTCATTAGTAGGGTATTTGTCACTAAAATGTTGTGTCACAAAACAGTTTGCGCTCCAATATTGTTTTCGATCATCCATTGGTGCATGTTATGAATTTAATGATTAAGCGTATTACCGTCTCAATTCCTCCGTACTGCAATAAGCAAATCGCAGAATAAAATGCGACAAATAATCCTTTCTCCTGGCTGAAATATCCTGTTCGTTGGAGTGGTTCCCCTGGCATAATCTTACATAGTGCTTAAGTCCGCCATGGGTCATCTCATTTAATACCGTTTCACGGTCCTCTTCCGACATCAATGACATATTCTTGTTGGTGGCTTGTTCCAATATGCGAAGTACCTTCAATCGTTCCAGGGCCAACGCTTGTAGCTCAGTAATAGATAGATCTACCATTGGTGGAATCGCGTACAGTGCAACGTTGTGTGGAATCAACCATTCCAGCATCTCATCTAAACTCGAATCAACTTCCGGATTAAGTCGAGCACGGCGTGGAGAAAACTCCATGTTTACACTTTACAGATCTATGATATTaatgcaaaatttaaaaataaaattgaaaatacacTCCGGCACCCACTAATCGACACAATTGAATCGAATTTTGCGAATTTTGTCACATCTGCTCACTCGTTGGCGccaaagttttgttttcatctgGATGCACTGGGGATGTCcggtttaataaaaaatatcgatattttaccAAACACACTCATTTGAATCTACGCGAAAGTGAATCGAAATGACGGCATTTAAGGAGGACAAGCCTCTCAGCGGAAAAGGGAAAgcaatccagttttccgcgagcgataaaggctgccttacacctcgggaaaattttccaccggaattcggtccccgtgtattttaaagggggccgggattttgattttccgtgtccaaatcccgaaaacatcgcatatgcaaaaatgcatgggggaaaaatccgcggatcaaattcccgaggtgtgaggctatcttaaaggctaccttacacctcgggaaaattttccgccggattttggttcccgtgcattttaaatggggccgggattttgattttccgtgcccaaatcccgaaaacatcgcatatgtaaaaacacatggggaaaaattccgcggaccaaattcccgaggtgtgaggctataGGCTAaaggccaccttacacctcgggaaaattttccgccggattttggtccccgtgcattttaaatggggccgggatttttattttccgtgcccaaattccgaaaacatcgcatatgcaaaaatacatgggggaaaaatccgcggaccaaattcccgaggtgtgaggctaccttaaggcGGACGGTaagtagaggaggcgaatgaaccacgagttgcattagctgttgggagaaacatccatcgttcacaccgcggaaATCGTACGACTGCGGCGGGtcggacacgtagccagaatgtcggatagatAATAGATAATCCAaaggaccaaattcccgaggtgtgaggctacctttaaggCCACCTTAcgcctcgggaatttggtccgcggatttttccccatgtatttttgcatatgcgatgtttttgggatttgggcacggaaaattataaataatcccggccccatttaaaatgcacggggaccaaaatccggcggaaaattttcccgaggtgtaaggtggcctttagcctagcgataagatgcacggctattcagttttccgcgagcggtaatggccgccagcttgcctgcggttTAGTCTCTGACCCACCGtaccgagcattctgaccaatgtgcaATATAAAAAGGTGCTGATGAAGTGAATTTAgtctaacccgcaggcaagctggcagCCATCACCGTTCGCAGAAAACTGgaaaaagcaagaccatgccaagggtggctgggttcgattcccggtgccggtctaggcaattttcagtttggaaattgtctcggcttctctgggcataaaaatatcatcgtgctagcctcatgatatacgaatgcaaaaatggtaaaatggctt comes from Armigeres subalbatus isolate Guangzhou_Male chromosome 2, GZ_Asu_2, whole genome shotgun sequence and encodes:
- the LOC134211439 gene encoding DNA primase large subunit-like, with the translated sequence MEFSPRRARLNPEVDSSLDEMLEWLIPHNVALYAIPPMVDLSITELQALALERLKVLRILEQATNKNMSLMSEEDRETVLNEMTHGGLKHYVRLCQGNHSNEQDISARRKDYLSHFILRFAYCSTEELRRWFITREMELFRLKFAGLSQQDVQDFVQGYEMKYTPLNSEQKADIQDDLYDSTFQSTEELESMDFYKVHFTEVLDLVSSRRCYVKEGFAYVSAGDFVSIIANKHQQLLEDGLQAHLRLLPEVENDERFTMILKELHTSYTGKDYRVAKSGQVPIESLDQLSKKSYPLCMRYCHDTLRSTHHLRHVGRLQYGLYLKAIGVTMEDSLRFWREEFTRGKVTLEKFEKEHAYNIRHNYGKEGSRINYAAHNCMKIITTSVGPQEVHGCPFKLWDSSVLKTQLSSFGLSAAHVEEVDSFASRGHYQIACGKYFEISHNTKLDEGIVHPNQYFELSQIKMGARAPKVKSSQGSHGVTKFESQDSTPLVHGMDETAKLDEEDDNELWELMQTNDAEIKEKKSEQKSPLLAAGTKKNAHPGVKTLDYWEGEDDFDASQTFYFYQVISPG